One Oryza brachyantha chromosome 3, ObraRS2, whole genome shotgun sequence DNA segment encodes these proteins:
- the LOC121053914 gene encoding uncharacterized protein LOC121053914 — translation MASSVRDSTAAPTDGGVAAAAPPEAAAAGKGGAGATISVTVVLLVLLVASVAVFLISPQPGGGGKPRVEEGAGGGGEEAPKGAEPVEQAVGVGVGHDAAAIPGFNSRLDAFRAWAKLTWMKLRRPYSDEPGRHGATGSPGSAADAAKKSLEMTKATVEEVAVSAARAAGDAAGKASGKVKGAAKRSPPDAEL, via the exons ATGGCCAGCTCCGTCAGGGACAGCACCGCAGCGCCAACCGACGGCGgtgtcgcggcggcggcgccaccggaggctgcggcggcggggaagggGGGCGCCGGCGCGACCATATCCGTCACCGTTGTCCTCCTCGTGCTACTGGTGGCCTCCGTCGCGGTGTTCCTGATATCGCCGcagccgggcggcggcggcaagccgcgggtggaggagggagctggtggcggcggggaggaggctcCCAAGGGCGCCGAACCGGTGGAGCAggcggtgggggtgggggtgggccatgacgccgccgccatccccggCTTCAACAGCCGGCTCGACGCGTTCCGCGCGTGGGCCAAGCTCACCTGGATGAAACTCCGGCGGCCGTACTCCGACGAGCCCGGCCG GCATGGCGCTACGGGGAGCcccggctcggcggcggacgcggccaAGAAGAGCCTGGAGATGACCAAAGCgacggtggaggaggtggcggtgtccgcggcgagagcggcggGGGACGCTGCAGGGAAGGCCAGCGGCAAGGTGAAGGGCGCTGCGAAACGTTCGCCACCCGACGCGGAGCTCTGA